From one Papio anubis isolate 15944 chromosome 12, Panubis1.0, whole genome shotgun sequence genomic stretch:
- the ZBTB44 gene encoding zinc finger and BTB domain-containing protein 44 isoform X9 produces the protein MGVKTFTHSSSSHSQEMLGKLNMLRNDGHFCDITIRVQDKIFRAHKVVLAACSDFFRTKLVGQAEDENKNVLDLHHVTVTGFIPLLEYAYTATLSINTENIIDVLAAASYMQMFSVASTCSEFMKSSILWNTPNSQPEKGLDAGQENNSNCNFTSRDGSISPVSSECSVVERTIPVCRESRRKRKSYIVMSPESPVKCSTQTSSPQVLNSSASYSENRNQPVDSSLAFPWTFPFGIDRRIQPEKVKQAENTRTLELPGPSETGRRMADYVTCESTKTTLPLGTEEDVRVKVERLSDEEVHEEVSQPVSASQSSLSDQQTVPGSEQVQEDLLISPQSSSIGSVDEGVSEGLPTLQSSSSTAAPPDDDDRLENVQYPYQLYIAPSTSSTERPSPNGPDRPFQCPTCGVRFTRIQNLKQHMLIHSGIKPFQCDRCGKKFTRAYSLKMHRLKHEGKRCFRCQICSATFTSFGEYKHHMRVSRHIIRKPRIYECKTCGAMFTNSGNLIVHLRSLNHEASELANYFQSRICPQYRSKNSQCP, from the exons ATGGGTGTGAAAACGTTTACTCATAGCTCCTCTTCCCACAGCCAGGAAATGCTTGGAAAGCTAAATATGCTGCGAAATGATGGACATTTTTGTGATATCACTATTCGTGTCCAGGACAAAATCTTCCGGGCACATAAGGTGGTACTAGCAGCTTGCAGTGATTTCTTTCGCACCAAACTTGTAGGCCAAGCCGAGGATGAGAACAAGAATGTGTTGGATCTGCATCATGTTACAGTGACTGGCTTTATACCTCTTTTAGAATATGCTTACACAGCCACTCTATCAATTAACACAGAAAATATTATTGATGTTTTAGCAGCAGCCAGCTATATGCAAATGTTCAGTGTTGCCAGCACTTGCTCAGAGTTCATGAAATCAAGCATTTTATGGAATACACCTAACAGCCAACCCGAAAAGGGTCTAGATGCTGgacaagaaaataattctaactGCAATTTTACTTCTCGAGATGGGAGCATTTCTCCTGTGTCCTCAGAGTGCAGTGTGGTAGAAAGAACGATTCCTGTCTGCCGAGAATCCCGGAGAAAGCGCAAAAGCTACATTGTTATGTCTCCTGAAAGTCCTGTAAAGTGTAGCACACAAACAAGTTCACCCCAGGTATTGAATTCTTCAGCTTCCTACTCAGAAAATAGAAACCAACCAGTTGACTCTTCCTTAGCTTTTCCCTGGActtttccttttggaattgatCGAAGGATTCAGCCTGAGAAAGTTAAGCAAGCAGAAAATACCCGGACTTTAGAATTACCTGGCCCATCTGAGACCGGTAGAAGAATGGCTGATTATGTGACTTGTGAGAGCACAAAAACTACCTTGCCTTTAGGTACCGAAGAAGATGTCCGGGTCAAAGTAGAAAGGTTAAGTGACGAGGAGGTCCATGAGGAAGTGTCCCAGCCTGTCAGTGCATCTCAGAGTTCCCTGAGTGATCAGCAGACAGTTCCAGGAAGTGAGCAAGTCCAAGAGGACCTTCTGATTAGTCCACAGTCTTCCTCTATAG GCTCAGTAGATGAAGGCGTTTCGGAGGGGTTGCCTACACTTCAAAGCTCGTCTAGCACTGCCGCTCCTCCAGATGATGACGACCG ATTGGAAAATGTTCAGTATCCCTACCAACTCTACATTGCTCCTTCTACCAGCAGTACAGAACGACCAAGTCCAAATGGTCCCGACAGACCTTTTCAGTGTCCAACCTGCGGGGTGCGTTTCACCCGTATTCAGAACCTAAAGCAGCACATGCTCATCCACTCAG GAATTAAACCATTTCAGTGTGACCGCTGTGGGAAAAAGTTCACCAGGGCTTACTCGCTAAAGATGCATCGCCTAAAGCATGAAGGTAAACGCTGTTTCCGGTGCCAGATATGTAGTGCCACTTTCACTTCCTTCGGGGAATATAAACACCACATGAGGGTTTCCCGGCACATTATCCGCAAGCCTCGGATTTACGAGTGCAAAACATGTGGCGCCATGTTCACCAACTCTGGAAATTTAATCGTGCACCTGAGGAGTCTGAACCATGAAGCATCAGAGCTAGCAAACTACTTCCAGAGCAG
- the ZBTB44 gene encoding zinc finger and BTB domain-containing protein 44 isoform X14, with amino-acid sequence MGVKTFTHSSSSHSQEMLGKLNMLRNDGHFCDITIRVQDKIFRAHKVVLAACSDFFRTKLVGQAEDENKNVLDLHHVTVTGFIPLLEYAYTATLSINTENIIDVLAAASYMQMFSVASTCSEFMKSSILWNTPNSQPEKGLDAGQENNSNCNFTSRDGSISPVSSECSVVERTIPVCRESRRKRKSYIVMSPESPVKCSTQTSSPQVLNSSASYSENRNQPVDSSLAFPWTFPFGIDRRIQPEKVKQAENTRTLELPGPSETGRRMADYVTCESTKTTLPLGTEEDVRVKVERLSDEEVHEEVSQPVSASQSSLSDQQTVPGSEQVQEDLLISPQSSSIGSVDEGVSEGLPTLQSSSSTAAPPDDDDRLENVQYPYQLYIAPSTSSTERPSPNGPDRPFQCPTCGVRFTRIQNLKQHMLIHSGIKPFQCDRCGKKFTRAYSLKMHRLKHEVIS; translated from the exons ATGGGTGTGAAAACGTTTACTCATAGCTCCTCTTCCCACAGCCAGGAAATGCTTGGAAAGCTAAATATGCTGCGAAATGATGGACATTTTTGTGATATCACTATTCGTGTCCAGGACAAAATCTTCCGGGCACATAAGGTGGTACTAGCAGCTTGCAGTGATTTCTTTCGCACCAAACTTGTAGGCCAAGCCGAGGATGAGAACAAGAATGTGTTGGATCTGCATCATGTTACAGTGACTGGCTTTATACCTCTTTTAGAATATGCTTACACAGCCACTCTATCAATTAACACAGAAAATATTATTGATGTTTTAGCAGCAGCCAGCTATATGCAAATGTTCAGTGTTGCCAGCACTTGCTCAGAGTTCATGAAATCAAGCATTTTATGGAATACACCTAACAGCCAACCCGAAAAGGGTCTAGATGCTGgacaagaaaataattctaactGCAATTTTACTTCTCGAGATGGGAGCATTTCTCCTGTGTCCTCAGAGTGCAGTGTGGTAGAAAGAACGATTCCTGTCTGCCGAGAATCCCGGAGAAAGCGCAAAAGCTACATTGTTATGTCTCCTGAAAGTCCTGTAAAGTGTAGCACACAAACAAGTTCACCCCAGGTATTGAATTCTTCAGCTTCCTACTCAGAAAATAGAAACCAACCAGTTGACTCTTCCTTAGCTTTTCCCTGGActtttccttttggaattgatCGAAGGATTCAGCCTGAGAAAGTTAAGCAAGCAGAAAATACCCGGACTTTAGAATTACCTGGCCCATCTGAGACCGGTAGAAGAATGGCTGATTATGTGACTTGTGAGAGCACAAAAACTACCTTGCCTTTAGGTACCGAAGAAGATGTCCGGGTCAAAGTAGAAAGGTTAAGTGACGAGGAGGTCCATGAGGAAGTGTCCCAGCCTGTCAGTGCATCTCAGAGTTCCCTGAGTGATCAGCAGACAGTTCCAGGAAGTGAGCAAGTCCAAGAGGACCTTCTGATTAGTCCACAGTCTTCCTCTATAG GCTCAGTAGATGAAGGCGTTTCGGAGGGGTTGCCTACACTTCAAAGCTCGTCTAGCACTGCCGCTCCTCCAGATGATGACGACCG ATTGGAAAATGTTCAGTATCCCTACCAACTCTACATTGCTCCTTCTACCAGCAGTACAGAACGACCAAGTCCAAATGGTCCCGACAGACCTTTTCAGTGTCCAACCTGCGGGGTGCGTTTCACCCGTATTCAGAACCTAAAGCAGCACATGCTCATCCACTCAG GAATTAAACCATTTCAGTGTGACCGCTGTGGGAAAAAGTTCACCAGGGCTTACTCGCTAAAGATGCATCGCCTAAAGCATGAAG TGATTTCCTAG